One window of Athalia rosae chromosome 4, iyAthRosa1.1, whole genome shotgun sequence genomic DNA carries:
- the LOC105688743 gene encoding transmembrane protein 19-like: protein MVSSYENYHREAKAKVPILVCALAIPVSAIYWIVGYSELAPNVKHINGCSLTSSWRLPITLTIFVILSVWSVKGKGLVSSGILSGLFVGIITNLSNYGHGACLVAFFFTASKATHFRSEKKRKLTTEYREGGQRSWKQVLCNGGMATQLALVYLFDVGCGERPIDFDRDCKSSSLSIGILGALACCNGDTWASQIGTVLGEKEPILITTGKKVPRGTNGGVTAIGLVVSLMGGLVVGICNYIAIVCTVDPAALQNARPQWPIIVAGGFAGLLGSVIDSIFGATLQYSGIDENGKIVEGPGKGVKHISGKQIIDDHSVNLLASVVTAWVLPNLSMIFWP from the exons ATGGTATCGAGCTATGAAAATTACCATCGAGAGGCCAAGGCTAAGGTGCCAATTTTAGTATGTGCATTGGCTATACCCGTTTCCGCAATTTATTGGATCGTCGGTTACTCGGAATTAGCACCTAACGTGAAACATATCAATG GATGCTCACTCACTTCTTCGTGGAGATTGCCGATTACGTTGACAATCTTTGTCATACTATCCGTTTGGAGCGTGAAGGGAAAGGGTTTGGTCTCGAGCGGCATACTTTccg GGTTGTTCGTTGGCATAATCACGAACTTGTCGAATTACGGTCACGGTGCTTGTTTGGTCGCATTTTTCTTCACCGCTTCAAAAGCTACTCACtttagatcggaaaaaaagagaaagttgACTACGGAATATCGAGAAGGAGGTCAAAGATCTTGGAAACAAGTGTTGTGCAACGGAGGCATGGCCACTCAATTAGCTCTAGTTTATCTATTCGATGTTGGTTGCGGAGAACGTCCAATAGATTTTGACAGGGACTGCAAAAGTTCTTCGCTGTCTATCGGAATATTGG GTGCTCTCGCATGCTGCAACGGTGATACATGGGCCTCGCAAATCGGAACTGTACTTGGTGAAAAAGAGCCAATTTTGATAACGACCGGGAAAAAAGTTCCAAGAG gTACAAACGGAGGTGTCACCGCGATCGGACTCGTAGTGTCGCTTATGGGAGGACTAGTCGTGGGAATATGCAATTACATCGCGATAGTGTGTACCGTAGACCCCGCAGCATTGCAAAACGCTAGACCTCAGTGGCCGATAATTGTCGCAGGTGGTTTCGCCGGTCTTCTAGGTAGCGTaatagattcaatttttggagCGACGTTGCAATACTCGG GAATCGATGAGAacggaaaaattgtcgaaggtCCGGGGAAAGGCGTGAAACACATAAGCGGAAAACAGATAATCGACGACCACAGCGTGAATCTTTTAGCGAGTGTAGTTACGGCTTGGGTACTTCCGAACTTATCTATGATATTTTGGCCATGA